The stretch of DNA TTAAAATTCTTGACAAATTTCACTTTGCTAACCTCTTTTTAACAAAAAAACCTACAAATAACCAATAGCAAATTATGAGTTATTGTTTATTTATAGGTTAATGCCTGATCGAATCAGTAACACGCTTATTTACTCTTAAAATTATAAATCAGTATTAAAGCGATTTCAATAGTTATTTGCATATTTTTTATCAGCATTGCTTTTAATATACACAGGTAACTTATATTATGTTAATTTTAGCAAAATTACTAATTATATATATTTAATAATCATTAGGATCAGCTTGTGCAGGTTGATATAAATCGGAATCGTCATCTTGATAATCCCACCACTCACTTTCATAACCATGAAAGCCAGCTTGTTCCATTGCACTATTTAATATTTGATAATTTGCTTCTTGCTTTTGTGTTCGCGGATATGAACGTAAAGCTTTGCCAGTAAAATCATCAAAACCACTTTGCATTTCAATCTCATTACCAGCCATATCTGTAATTGTCAGATCAAAAGTTACCCCTTTTTCATGACTATAGTTAGGATTAGGAGCGGCAACCCATTCATCATGTGGATAGACCTGATACATTTTAATTTGGGCTGTACTTGGTCGAAAGGCATCCCATACCTTAATGCGATAACCTTTCTTTTTAAGTAATTTTGCCGCAATACCTAATTTCCTAGCAGTACCGGCACGAGCAATCGCTGTCTTAAAATCATAAATTACATGACTAGTAAAATTATCCATAGTGGCATATTTCAAATCCACGATAATTGACGGATCGACTGTTTGAATATTCAAAAATGCTGGGTCTGGCTTAATTGCCTTAGCAGCAGCAATAATTTTTTCTTTAGTCATTACTTGCCTCCTAATTCAATTCATTAACTGGATACTTATGTCTAAAGTAATAGTAAACACCAACAGAAATTGCCGGAATAAGCAAACCTAATAATGAAGTTACTGGATCATCAAAGAAGTTATTAATTAAGATAATTAAGAAGGCAATAACTGCAATAATTACTGTCCACGGATAAGCCCAAACTTTGTAAGGTCTAGCAGCTTCTGGCTTACGGTGACGTAAAACTGGAACTGCTAAAATTGACAGTAAATTAAAAATTGCGCCACTGAAGACAACTAAGGAAGTTAATTCATTTAAGTCCCGAGTCAAAACTAAAGCAATTGAAATAATCATCTGCATAATTAAGCCATGATCAGGTGTCCGATATTTAGGATGAATATGTTCAAAAGTCTTCCATAATAAGCCATCTTTAGAAACAGCATAATAGTAACGTGAAAAAGCCAAAATCATTCCGTTCAACGAACTAATCATTGCTAAAACCATGGTCGCTGCAACTAAAATTGTCCCAGCATAACCCATAAAGCTTTGAGCAACATTTGTTCCTAAGTAAAGTTGGCCTGCTTTAATTGATTTAGCAATTGCTTTAGCTGGAAGCGAGCGGTAGATTGCAAAGTTAAATAGGACATAAACAACTGTTGTGAAACCAACAGATAGAATTAAAGCCTTCGGTAAATTCTTTTGTGGTTCTTTCATTTCACCAGCAACTGTATTTAGGTTAGTCCAGCCTTCAAAAGCCCACAAAGAAGCAATAACAGCAAATGCTACCATTTGAATAATATCAATAATATTACCTTGGCCAGCAGGAAACGATAATGATAAATTAGGTGTGTAGTGACCGAAGAAAACGCCCAAGCCAATAATTAAAACTAGTGGCAAAATTTTCAAAACCGTAAAGAAATTTTGAACCCATTCACCAACATTAACCCCAAAGTAATTAATAATTGTAAAAATCACAATTAACAAAATAGCAATTATCTTAACTGTCAAATTACTAAAATGGAAAAAAGTTGTTAATGCCATAGGCAGAGCAATCGCAATCGCTGCAATTGACCCGGGACCACCAATAACCATACTTTGAAACGTAAACATGTAACCAATTACTGGTGAATATGCATCAGATAGATACACATAAATCCCACCAGTTTCTGGATTCATTGCACCAAGTTCAGCAAAACAAAGACTACCCATCAAGGTAACCAGACCACCAACAAGCCAAGCCAACAAGGCATACCCCATCGACATATGGGATCTTTGTAAAACATACGATCCAATATAAAAAATCCCAGAACCAATCATGATCCCGATTAAAATATTGCTCCCACCAAAGACACCAATTGATTGCCTTAGCTGTGGTGCATTTTCTTTTTGCTTTTCCTTCAAAATAATCACCTCATACAAATAAAAATTAAGCTGTATTAAAACAGCCTTGTTGTAAAAACTTAACAACAAGGCTGCAATTTAATCTACCTAAAAAAACTAGGACAGTTTACAGAATATTGTCCTGCACCCCAATAAAAAAGCTGCCACAAATCACTTCTTTATCTCGGCAACAATTCTTATATTTACCCTCTTCGCGTTTGTATACTCAGGTAAAGTTGGTAATTATTGCGACCTCTATTGATTAGTTTCTTTAACTTAAAAAAAGATTAAAGCAAAAAGTCTGCTTTGTCAACAACAATCTTTAATATTATTTTAATTTAGACTGATTTTGCAGCACATAATATGCTATGATTAAATTATCGCTTTGAAGGGGGGTCTTGCATGAAAACTATTTACCATTTTAATGAGGCGCAACCAATCATTGTTAGTAGTCATTCTGGGGGTTTAATTAATGACCAAAGACAAGTTATTGGTACTTGCGACTTAGGACAGCATTTAACAACTAGTGCCTTAGCCCAAGACAAGCAAAAGCAACTATATTTCGTTACTGCTCAAGGCTTATTAGCTTTTTCTGCTGCTTATTTTGTTAAACTGCATTACTTCAGTAATTTACAGCTCAATACCCCAATTAAATGGGGCAAAGTTAAGAAACATCATGGTACTGGAAGTTATTCTACTAAACACCAATTTTTGTATAAATTACCACTAGAACATGCCTGCCAAATTGTCGGTCAAGGAGAAGATATTTTTCATCATACTTGGCTGCGAACTATAACAGGCAACTGGTTAAAAAAATCTGATTTGTGGCTTGATGGGCAACCGCTTATTACGCAAAAGCATGATTTAAAGCAAAAAGAAACGATTATTGTCAACCCACAAGGAACAATTGCCGTTAACTCTTATGGACAAAAGCCACAATTAATTGAAGCTAGACGCCGTTTACCAGTTAAAGCTATTATGGAAGACGTATTTGGTAATGAATACTTACAAGTTGCTGCTAACTTATTCATTCCATCTACTGATTGCCTTTTGCATTCCTTGCCTGAGCATCTGCCTCTGCAGCATCCTTATCAGCTTACAACAGAAAATATTAACCAAATGTTTTGGCAGGTACAGAACGGCTGCGAAGCTGCCAGTTTGTTAATGGGATTACATTATCACCACCATTTAGTAAATTGTGACTATCAAGAATTCATTAACACTATGCCCCTTGCAGCAGATTATAATCCTTATCATGGCTTTGGTGGCTCACCTTATGAGAATGTCAAGGGACGTTTTGAAGCGATTTTTCCACCGGCGTTGTTAGCATGGGGCAGAAATTATACAGCTTTACGCGATCTCAATGGTGCCGATACCATTGAACTTATTGCGGCTTTGAAGCGGGGCAATCCCGTCTTAACTTATGTCACTACTAACTTTACGCCACCCGATCCAGATAACTATCCTTGGGGTAAAACTTACAAGAATAATCATGCCGTTCTACTTGATGGTTTTAGCGAAGACTTGTTTCATGTTTCTGATCCTATCGACGGCCACTACTGGCTAAACAAAGCTGTTTTTATGCAAGCTTATGCTGTTAGAAAATGGGCGATTG from Lactobacillus sp. ESL0785 encodes:
- a CDS encoding M15 family metallopeptidase, which codes for MTKEKIIAAAKAIKPDPAFLNIQTVDPSIIVDLKYATMDNFTSHVIYDFKTAIARAGTARKLGIAAKLLKKKGYRIKVWDAFRPSTAQIKMYQVYPHDEWVAAPNPNYSHEKGVTFDLTITDMAGNEIEMQSGFDDFTGKALRSYPRTQKQEANYQILNSAMEQAGFHGYESEWWDYQDDDSDLYQPAQADPNDY
- a CDS encoding amino acid permease; translated protein: MKEKQKENAPQLRQSIGVFGGSNILIGIMIGSGIFYIGSYVLQRSHMSMGYALLAWLVGGLVTLMGSLCFAELGAMNPETGGIYVYLSDAYSPVIGYMFTFQSMVIGGPGSIAAIAIALPMALTTFFHFSNLTVKIIAILLIVIFTIINYFGVNVGEWVQNFFTVLKILPLVLIIGLGVFFGHYTPNLSLSFPAGQGNIIDIIQMVAFAVIASLWAFEGWTNLNTVAGEMKEPQKNLPKALILSVGFTTVVYVLFNFAIYRSLPAKAIAKSIKAGQLYLGTNVAQSFMGYAGTILVAATMVLAMISSLNGMILAFSRYYYAVSKDGLLWKTFEHIHPKYRTPDHGLIMQMIISIALVLTRDLNELTSLVVFSGAIFNLLSILAVPVLRHRKPEAARPYKVWAYPWTVIIAVIAFLIILINNFFDDPVTSLLGLLIPAISVGVYYYFRHKYPVNELN
- a CDS encoding C39 family peptidase encodes the protein MKTIYHFNEAQPIIVSSHSGGLINDQRQVIGTCDLGQHLTTSALAQDKQKQLYFVTAQGLLAFSAAYFVKLHYFSNLQLNTPIKWGKVKKHHGTGSYSTKHQFLYKLPLEHACQIVGQGEDIFHHTWLRTITGNWLKKSDLWLDGQPLITQKHDLKQKETIIVNPQGTIAVNSYGQKPQLIEARRRLPVKAIMEDVFGNEYLQVAANLFIPSTDCLLHSLPEHLPLQHPYQLTTENINQMFWQVQNGCEAASLLMGLHYHHHLVNCDYQEFINTMPLAADYNPYHGFGGSPYENVKGRFEAIFPPALLAWGRNYTALRDLNGADTIELIAALKRGNPVLTYVTTNFTPPDPDNYPWGKTYKNNHAVLLDGFSEDLFHVSDPIDGHYWLNKAVFMQAYAVRKWAIEIE